From Kangiella sp. TOML190, one genomic window encodes:
- the tfpZ gene encoding TfpX/TfpZ family type IV pilin accessory protein, with product MTRVRAALTHFGISVIVFALFLSLVFFVWYAWPFNLTQGIAEIVYIMAGVDVVLGPLLTLIVFKSGKKSLKFDLSVIAAIQIAALVYGASVIYKERPAYIVFNVDRFSVVEISDINMQDSPIPEQVVGIFEKPRLIFAERASGDDAFEIMLNAAAGGKDIDRLPKFYRDYHTNKLEVIRGTKPAKSLPVDAGPIDMIEHIHYAPVVGKKRNIVALLDNRTGEVLEYRLVDPWGE from the coding sequence ATGACTCGAGTTCGTGCGGCTTTAACCCACTTTGGGATCAGCGTTATCGTCTTTGCGCTGTTTTTATCTTTGGTCTTTTTTGTTTGGTATGCATGGCCATTTAACCTTACTCAAGGGATTGCCGAGATTGTTTATATCATGGCTGGGGTTGACGTAGTGCTGGGGCCTTTGTTGACTTTAATCGTCTTTAAGTCGGGCAAGAAGAGCTTGAAGTTTGATTTGTCGGTGATTGCCGCAATACAGATCGCTGCGCTGGTTTATGGCGCTAGCGTTATCTATAAAGAACGTCCTGCTTATATCGTTTTTAACGTGGATCGTTTTAGTGTGGTAGAGATTAGCGATATTAATATGCAAGATAGTCCCATCCCTGAGCAGGTCGTGGGTATCTTCGAGAAGCCACGACTGATTTTTGCGGAAAGGGCTTCGGGTGATGATGCTTTTGAAATTATGCTGAATGCCGCTGCGGGTGGTAAAGATATTGATCGCCTGCCAAAGTTCTACCGCGATTATCATACCAATAAGCTCGAGGTGATTCGGGGTACTAAGCCTGCCAAATCGCTGCCCGTTGATGCTGGGCCGATTGATATGATCGAGCATATTCATTATGCGCCGGTGGTGGGCAAAAAGCGAAACATCGTTGCGCTATTGGACAATCGTACTGGCGAAGTTCTGGAGTATCGTCTGGTTGATCCTTGGGGTGAATAA
- a CDS encoding YiiD C-terminal domain-containing protein, protein MTPHELQQLLYQEIPITQAMAIEVQKLSKSDIEIKAPFEANKNIHQTAFAGSIYTTATLAGWSLLTNHLKQEGLKGSVVLGKAQINYLQPIKGDIIARTKLPSDEQLTLFEKQLNSKGRSKLKLLVEVIENEQVKASFEGAYAVL, encoded by the coding sequence ATGACGCCGCATGAACTGCAACAGCTGCTGTATCAAGAGATTCCTATCACCCAAGCCATGGCGATAGAGGTACAAAAGTTGAGTAAGTCTGATATCGAAATCAAAGCGCCCTTTGAAGCGAATAAAAATATCCACCAAACCGCTTTTGCCGGCAGCATCTATACCACCGCAACTCTGGCTGGCTGGTCGCTACTGACAAACCACTTAAAACAAGAGGGTTTAAAAGGCTCAGTGGTGTTAGGGAAAGCACAAATCAACTATTTACAACCTATCAAAGGTGACATTATCGCTCGCACCAAGCTACCTAGTGATGAGCAGCTGACCTTATTTGAAAAACAGCTAAATAGCAAAGGCCGATCGAAACTCAAGCTGCTGGTCGAAGTGATCGAAAATGAGCAGGTTAAAGCTTCCTTTGAAGGTGCTTACGCGGTCTTATAA
- a CDS encoding VWA domain-containing protein: MMKPLMKKTLIAASVAMALAACQNLEQEPKGEKQANKSDKETELVELNIAQEEKRQLIELQQKQRQIAKKPVTTTGSRIMADSIDYNHTSPLVMPVPPVAENRENYKHFDDNGVFVVSENPVSTFSIDVDTASYTNVRRILNEGVLPPKDAVRLEEFINYFDYDFAGSKNLEKPFSVNTSVMAAPWNQDAHLVQIGIKGYEPEEKPLPASNLVFLVDVSGSMQSPKKLGLVKRSLKLLIKQLSAKDKVSLVVYAGASGVVLDPTSGDNKIAIEQAIDRLTAGGSTNGAAGIELAYQMAKQGFIKEGINRVILATDGDFNVGVTNHEQLMELIESKRKSNIFFSSLGFGRGNYNDHLMEQLANKGNGNAAYIDSLQEAKKVLVDERAGTLMTIAKDVKIQVEFNPQVVSEYRLLGYENRLLNREDFNNDKVDAGEIGAGHTITALYEVVLNDSKAKRVDPLRYSQERQAAVEQQAASGQRLANEAAMVKLRYKMPDGESSRLIQQPLYRTAFDKPQSDKNIQFAASAAGFAQLLRGGKFVGDWNWQDAITYARQAKGKDHHGYRAEMIRLMEMAQLLSDEVSDQVSDEKVDRGKVSTNASTVQNKVLVSMQKRQR, encoded by the coding sequence ATGATGAAACCCTTAATGAAGAAAACCTTAATCGCCGCTTCGGTGGCTATGGCTTTAGCCGCTTGTCAAAACCTTGAGCAAGAACCTAAGGGGGAAAAGCAAGCCAATAAATCCGATAAAGAAACAGAGTTGGTGGAACTCAATATCGCGCAAGAAGAAAAACGACAGCTTATCGAGTTACAACAAAAGCAACGACAGATTGCAAAAAAGCCAGTGACCACCACCGGCTCACGGATTATGGCTGACAGCATTGACTATAATCATACTAGTCCTCTTGTCATGCCAGTGCCGCCAGTGGCTGAAAATCGTGAAAATTATAAGCACTTTGACGATAATGGTGTTTTTGTAGTCAGCGAAAATCCAGTTTCTACCTTTAGCATTGATGTGGATACTGCCTCATACACTAATGTTCGCCGTATTTTAAATGAAGGTGTTTTACCGCCTAAAGATGCGGTGCGTTTAGAAGAGTTTATTAATTATTTTGATTACGATTTCGCAGGTTCAAAGAATCTGGAAAAGCCTTTCTCCGTCAACACCAGCGTTATGGCAGCCCCTTGGAACCAAGATGCGCATCTGGTGCAGATTGGGATTAAGGGTTATGAACCAGAAGAAAAACCTTTGCCTGCTTCTAATCTAGTGTTTTTGGTGGATGTGTCCGGCTCGATGCAAAGTCCTAAAAAATTGGGATTAGTAAAACGTTCATTAAAACTGCTGATCAAACAACTGTCTGCTAAGGATAAGGTATCTTTGGTGGTTTATGCGGGTGCTTCAGGCGTGGTGCTTGACCCCACTTCTGGTGATAACAAGATTGCAATCGAACAAGCTATTGATCGACTAACTGCTGGCGGTTCGACCAATGGTGCCGCGGGGATTGAACTGGCTTATCAAATGGCCAAACAGGGTTTTATTAAAGAAGGTATTAATCGCGTTATTTTGGCGACCGATGGCGATTTTAATGTGGGCGTTACTAATCATGAACAGTTGATGGAACTGATCGAGTCTAAGCGCAAAAGCAATATTTTCTTTAGCAGCTTGGGTTTTGGTCGCGGTAACTATAATGATCATTTGATGGAACAGCTCGCGAACAAGGGCAATGGCAATGCCGCCTATATTGACAGCTTGCAAGAAGCGAAAAAAGTGCTGGTAGATGAGCGCGCAGGAACCTTAATGACCATAGCCAAGGATGTCAAAATTCAGGTGGAATTTAATCCACAAGTGGTTAGCGAATACCGTTTGTTAGGTTATGAAAATCGTTTGCTAAACCGTGAAGATTTTAATAATGATAAGGTGGATGCTGGTGAAATTGGCGCTGGACATACTATCACTGCCCTGTATGAAGTAGTGTTGAATGACTCTAAGGCTAAGCGAGTCGATCCTTTGCGTTATTCTCAAGAACGCCAAGCGGCAGTAGAGCAACAAGCTGCCTCGGGACAAAGACTGGCGAACGAAGCGGCAATGGTCAAACTGCGCTATAAGATGCCGGATGGCGAGAGCAGCCGATTAATCCAGCAGCCGTTATACCGAACGGCTTTTGATAAGCCGCAGAGCGATAAGAATATTCAGTTTGCTGCTAGCGCTGCAGGCTTTGCTCAATTGCTGCGCGGCGGTAAGTTTGTTGGTGACTGGAATTGGCAAGATGCGATTACTTATGCTCGCCAAGCTAAAGGCAAGGATCACCACGGCTATCGAGCTGAAATGATTCGCCTAATGGAAATGGCACAGCTCTTATCGGATGAGGTATCTGACCAAGTTTCTGATGAAAAAGTTGATAGGGGCAAGGTCTCAACTAATGCCAGTACCGTCCAGAATAAAGTCCTAGTGAGTATGCAAAAGCGTCAGCGTTAG